The genomic interval TGGAGGTTTatagatttattaaaaaatgtgagtACCGGGGTCATAGTATCAAATATCCTCAAGTTCATGAGAGAGTGGAATATATTTCTGGGCAGTTGAGTAAAGCTGCATTAGTTTGACCTTATCGACCTTATGTGCTGAGTCTAAATTACTATGGTACAAAAGCAAAAGTATTTTAATCCCTCCGTATCCAGAGGTTTCTGTCCTGTTACTCTCCCATGATTGGTCTATTTATTTCTAAGTCCATAAATTATGATTTTTCATGCCGAAAGAAGCACGTTAAGGTTAATTAcgttagagaaaaaaaaacatggtataACAATGCGTTGTCATTGTTTATCGTACTTCCATGTGAAGCATAAATCTGATCACCCCCAGCTTTAGCAGCCACCTCCCTGCTGAAACAAAATCAGGTTACACGCTCGATGGATAAATCAGATTAGGTTCCTGTGCTGCAGAAACCCGCTCTTTTAGCCCTGTAAAGTCTTTGAGGATTACGTTTGCAATGCCCTAGACGGGGAAACCAGGCTGTGGCAGCAGCTATgaatgagggaggaggaggacggagaAATCTGATTACTCACCAACTGTCCAGCTGGATTTTCTATGCTATCTGGTTTCCTGCTTTAACCTGATTTCTCCCATTAATCCGGTCTCTTGGTTGCATGTGAACCCAGTCGAGAGTCACAATGCATCTCCTTGCTGCCATATGAGAGTCAAGATATTACATATTTCTCTTGAAGTGATAAAACTCATTTCACAGTACGTTATACAGTGAAGACATTAAATATCTTTTGGAGTGCTGTAAGTGCACAGACGAAGTATAGATCTAGTCAAGTCTATCcgttttgcacatttttcacaatatataatacaataatataaaacatgcttTGCAGCAACCGGTTTGGGAAGAAAGCATTGTCGTACAGTATCATAAAAACCTCACAGTGAAAAGTTACAGTTCAAGTCAAAAAGTTGCCAGCTATAAAGAAGGAAGCATGTCTCCCCCTTTTTAACctcagaagtttgttttttaaatcagaagatATTCTTCATAAtagttcttgtttttaaaaaagtttacaTGTATGTCAGACAAAATAGCATATTCAGTctgtacatgttttttattttcctgtagacagaagagagacgaaagctgttttcacatctgcactcctgaaaatatctagatcatttcaggtggactgctccggatattctcctgacatactggagaacagaaaacataatgcagccgtttaatcaTGTGCATACAGATCGTAGCCGCCCCGTGCAGACACTCACGGTGCAGCAGGCACAGTATTTAAACGCTCTCCTGTTGGCTCGAGTCAGATTGTTTAAAGGGCTGCATGTCGgtgtcaaaaaaatgaaaagtgcgGTTTACCAATTTGCTTCTTTTGATCAACCATCAGTTCCGAACCCAAATAAATAGcatttatttactttcattagaagaaaaaacatccgATCCTCACGTTTGAGAAGTCAGAATGAGAGAttcttaaaggggctatatgtaactttttacatgtataaatcgttttttatcgtccattaataagcgaatggttaactgatgtgaaaaagtagatgttcactgtctatctgtgttgcctggaTCAAatttttccccgggtcgtattttccgcgaaagtgTCTGGACATTTTCTGCACGTTCTCAActttcctcctcactccgctccgcttacagagatcaacagtacaaactcatcacacactcccggtcttcacctgcacagccagaggccgccttccacacacttctgtCCGCCCTtagagctctcaaaggcggacaaactcatcacacactcccgctctcagccagtgcctgccgagactgtcgtttgtaggatggagaatgaatacagacacacagactccttcacagactttcacatgtgtatgaccacttatctcctctgtaaacatgatgtcggttaatatccagtgtttcgcggcgaTGATGTTGCtagtttgtgtacgtacgagcacgtatgacgagcacacgagggagagcgagcaacaggttactggtgtaGTTCTCCTAACGACCTGCGGTATCACTACAAacgtatttttgaaagttacatttaGCCCCTTTAAAGGGCTTTTTTGCTTGAAAAACCTTCCAGATTGAAAAATGTTCTTAATAATTGTCTCATTGATTAAAGCAGCTGCAATAACTTTAGTGTTTTGTATATAACACAGTTGGGATGTTTATGtggttgccgtggaaacaggTCATGAACAGTTTTGTGTTGTCGGTCGTCCTGTGATTTTAAGGTGGTTGTTAAACTTTAATACCGTGTGCTGTTGATGTTTGACTCTCACATACTTTCCCGTCCTTTTCCTTTCAGATCAAAATGGACCCTGAGATGGACACTCAGCTGAAGATCGGCTTCATCGGTGCTGGGAACATGGCCTTTGGCATCGCTAAGGGCATCTTGTCTGGTGAGTCAGTGAAGAGTCTCTGAAACAGCAGGAGAGGTTTGAGGTCGAGGTGTTTATTAACAGTCTCCTGTTCCCTAACAGGAAATGTTCTCCCTTTAAACATCCGAGTGAGCGCTCCCTCCTCAAGGAACCTCGGACGCTTTCAGgtattttccttcttctttacttttattttttggctttttatgcctttattagaaagACGGGACaatagattcagaaatcagagagtgagtgtggaatgacatgcaggacagCCACAGGACAGATTCtagccgcccgcttggaggactacagcctccgtccatggggcgcacgcactaaccactaaggCTACTGGTGCCCCTTCTGTTGTCATTTATACAGACTGAGTTGCAGGATACTTAATAGTTGTGTTTAGGATCACAGTTACTGTTTATAATCAGTTATCCTTGATGGATGTTTGTCCTCCAGACTAACCCAGCACAGTCCTGCatgtgtcttttcttctctttcatagTCTGAGTAGAGAGAGCAGTTTGCATGTCATGCATGTTAAATTGGTTTTATTTAGAGACCTTAAAGCTCCCGTGATGTGTTATTatctggttataaaacagactggaattaaaaCTGATGTCTCTacatgagctacaaaagcaaacgcGTCCATCAGCACAAATTCTGTTTCCATATCGTTGTTTTAACTGCCTGAATCTGCTGCCACAGGATACAGTATGTGTACATTAAGAGACTGACAGCATgctgaaacagccttttttCATGCTCCATTGCAAAGATTCACAGAGAGGGATACATGCTGCTGAAAGACAGCCGGAGGACATTTGTATGTCAGAAAGATGACTTACACGTGCATAGGCAAAAGTCAACAAAGAGATTACAGATTACAGATTTGTCCACTGGGGTCATCGAAATCAGACCCCAAAGTTCCTCACTGGAGTTTTAAATCGTGCTGTAAAGAAGGTGTCATCATTGTGCTAGGTTTGCTTTTTGAACTAAGCTACGCCCAAATATTGCAGCCCGCTGTGTGATTTTAACACAGCGTGCAAACTGACATGCAACACAATGATGTGTGCGTCGAGTGTGCCATGaaaggaacaacaacaaaaataacacaaattaaattttttGATACGTTAACAATATAGCCTAATAATAATTGCAGGTATTCAAAACATGTGAAGCTGAATATATGCTGACGATTATAAGCAACACAGATAAATAACCTTAAATTACACCATGGTCTGCAtgaatacttgattctgattggctgaagggTGTCACATGGGTGTGCATTAACTTATGATATATGTACACCGCGGAGAGAGTAGTTCCAGTTAAACAGTCTGTTCATTGTTCCAAATGGATGTACTGCAGAAGATGGTCTCTAAGATgagttaccatagcaacagagACGCAGACAAATCATCTGTGTATGATTTAATTACAACAAAATAACCAACTACATAGCCTACAAAAATGAGGGATTTTGTTAAACCGTTTTTGGTGAATACAAAACACTTTGATTCGGACGCAGctgaggaaagagaagaaaaaaagaagagagagaaatggcaCATTGGAGGAATTAAATCAActagaggaggagaaggatgagATCAGCACTCTGCTTGATTTCTTCTAGCAGTGAGGAccaaacataaatacatgttATCAATATGTCAGCCCATAAAAAATTGTCCTCCAGCCCTCAGTGATGTTTGGCACAACCAACAAATGGTAATCCATATATACTGGATTAAAGATAAgacaggaaaaaagaaaagcagtaaATCCTCTCAATGGAGCAGCATGGACCAAATACTGTGTAGGGGTGGGGCTGGGGgaataattcattttatttctcttaaatAGTTCCTTTTTTATCGATGTCGTGGATATGgtatattttgtttgtaaacGCAGGTTTGACATATTGCTCAGTAATCTCCCTTTCCGTTGTTTTTCAGGAGCTCGGGATTCCCGTCACTCACTCCAACGTAGAGGTGGTCTGCGGCTCAGATGTGGTTTTTGTGGCGGTCAAACCTCACCTGGTTCCCCGGGTTCTCAGCGAGGTCTCACAATTCATCACTGACCGTCACATTATTGTGTCTGTCGCTGCAGGAGTGACTCTGGCAACACTAGAGGAGGTGAGGCACCGGCCTGCACGGCGGTGTGATTGTCCGCGTAAACAGGAGCTCGAAAAAGTAATGCTCCTTCTTTCATCTTTTGTTTCCCAGCTCCTGCCAGACAATGCAGTCGTCATCAGACTGATGCCAAATCTCCCGTGTGTGCTTCAAGAGGGGGCTCTCCTGTTCACGCGCGGGTCCCGAGCAAAAGACGAGGACGCAGCTCTGCTTCGCACCTTGCTGCACCGCTGTGGTTTGGTGGAGGAAGGACCCGAAGCCTGGATCGACATCCACACGGGACTGAGCGGGAGTGGAGTCGCCTTTGTAAGGGTTTCAGGATTGTTTAATGCGTTTAGAGGGAAGATTTTGTAACTGCTGGCAGACTAATAGGAGTTGATTGCTAATGAGATTCGGATAAGTAATTAATTTAAGGACATTGCTCTGATTACCCTGGTCAGTCGCAAACAAGCCCAAGGCTGTTCACAGACGGCTGTGTATGGCATGTGGTAAAGCACATCAAGATGAACTGACAACAAATCAAACCGGCATAAGTCTCcaacaggtttttgtttttttaatattgccTTCACTTTCTGACAGCAATTAAAACATGAGCGCCTGCTGTCAGGAAGAGAACGCTCTGATAAAAACTAAATAGCATCTGTCGCTTGTCGCAGGTgtccatttttttccattttgctcGATCCAAAGGATTGGACAGTTTTCCCACCCgtctcttcacacacacattcacatcctCTGCAGTCAGTGTGCATGTGCAGAGTCAAAAGCTAAAGCTAGCGTCATGGTCGCACAAGAAAGCACTCGTCTCGCAAACTTCCCCAAATCCACCTTAATGCTCTCTTCTGCTGGGCTCAGGATAATCAGcttttttaatcaaagctaATCCAATCCTACTCAGAAGtttttacacaacacacactgaaggtttaatcatgaggaaaacaaacagggatTACCTGATTTAATCTGATTTCGGAATCCTTTTAATTCCTTCCAACAACCCCATTTTCGAGATTAGATCCAATCCTGTAGCGATAATCTGATcagattactttttaaaataagaggACTGTTGTGATTGTctctcatgctctctctctctctccttctgtctctctctctctctctctctctctctctctctctctctctctctctctctgcaggtctaTCTGTTTGCTGAAGCGCTGGCAGAAGGAGCTGTTAAAATGGGCATGCCGGGTGTTCTTGCTCACAGAATCGCATCTCAGACTATTTTGGTCAGTTTTGACTTCatcctgatgtgttttttttttgtctgtgctgtTAATCTGTTTTTGTCAGCTCGATAAATGAACCATATGAACCAGGGGAGGACATGAAGTTCGATTAGTTTTTAAAGATCACTGGCCCCACCTTTGTGACCACAGACccaggaacattacttttgaATTGTAAAGTAACAATCAACAATTTACTCTTTAACCAATCTGATGCAAAAGTAATTCTTCAAATAGTCCTTCTCATATGACATATTCTGTCTTTAATCcttgtattttgttttctcatgtttattcaccatgctggtagcTGTAGGAGCTGACTTCATCTAGCTGATGTTAATGAGGTTGTGGTAGAGCAGTCATTGTTTGTGTGATCACCTCTCCCTGagtctctcctctgtgtgagaAACTCTCTTCACTTGAGGAGCTCTTGTAAGGTCTAAGATGCTTGTTGAATAACTTTacatctttaccaggatcttgTCAggattcttagaaaatgtcactTTAGGATAAAATCTTTGTACGAAAGCAGCTTTGTGAATACAGCGCCTGATCTTTCTGTAGCCTACTCATCTTACTTGTCTGCATATGTCGGCATTTATCAGCAGACTAAATGTTTAGCTACAGTGGgttccagctccagctctctgcaAATGTGGCTGgaacttttctctcttctgttttcttacTCTCTGTCACTCGTGtcttaactgtgttttttttttttctttgaatactCATTTGAGACCTTTTGGTCAAGATCTGGTGGTTTCAAAAACCGCTTTACCAAGCTAGTTTTTTTATGAGAatgtgttactgtttttttattttcaaggcaATATTTTAACTGGCCTGAGCAGGACAGCGGAATGTGCAATCAGCAGGCTCTGTCAATCAATCCAGATATAATGTCGAGCCCCGTATGAACCCTTTGTGATTATTCAGTTTATGTTCCTTTCTTTTCCAGGGTGCTGGGAGAGTGTTACGTGAATCCGGGAAGCATCCGGCTCAGCTCCGCTCTGAGGTCTGCACCCCGGGGGGAACAACCATCTACGGGCTTCACACGCTGGAGCAGGGCGGACTGAGGGCGACCACCATGAGCGCCGTGGAGTCTGCCACCGAGAGAGCCAGGGAGTTCGGCCGAAAGTCGGGGAGCAAAAAATGACACTTACCTCTTTGGCCACCACTCAAAAAGGACTCAAAATAAACCTCACAATGAACTTAATTATGAACTCAATCAATCAGCATGGAACGCTAAGACTAAAAAAAGGACCTGTGACCTTTTTTAATGAAGTTTCCCTCTCAGACAAGTTCAGTTCATTCTCCTTTTTCATGGTTTAGCCCACAGAGATGAGCTGTGAGCAAAAAGGAAATTTTGGCTTAAACTTGACTTTGACTCAGAAAAGTAAATTATTGGATGATAACcttgtaatttatttaaatagatGGCAACTTTTACATGCTGGCTAAGATCTAATCTAAGTGTTAAGGCACAAACAGGACCGTGTCACCCACATGTCATGTACACATAGTTCATCACAATATAGCCTTCGACTACAGTAGAAACATGGACGCATTAGAATCATGAAACCATTCGACAAAGAGTCAGTCAGACCAAAAAGCAACTTTGAAAACCTCAAATGTGATTGAATGCCTTAGTAGTAGACACGATTGGTTGATCATTTGCAGGTGATGTGGGCGGTTGTGCAGCTGCTCTTGAAGATGTTAACATCTGGACGTTGACTGAATCCTTAATGCAAAGTGTGTAGAGTTTTCATAAAGTGTCAAATGAACCATCCTTCTTTGTGCATCGCCTTCCTTTTGTTGGAGTGAAGCTGAGGTCTGAATACAGCCAGATGTTTTACATTTAGACATCAACTATAGATGCTAAAATTCCAAGTACAAGCAATAAAATATATTGTGTCCGAGCAGAGAAATTAGAtctgtttgatggatggatttgcGATAGTATTGTTATGGGTTTTCATTGTCATGCAAAGCGCCAAACCTGTTCTCCATCGTATTTGTTGCTCTTCTGTTTTTTGCTACTAAAATCTTGGttacaaaaaacatcatcaagaaactgtgaaaagtatttttttcaataacttATCaactaaatatgtaaattatttTCAGATCATCAAATAATGAAtctagggcctgaccgatatggcATTTTTGGGGGACGATACCGATATTGACATTGGGTatagaaaaaaagtctgatacTGATATGtcagctgatatctttcttagctcTAGCTTTTCCTAGTTaccaaacacttgtggaaaagatttataatgaagacaggACGGTCACTCAACTGGGAAGTAAGCATGTACCTGCATCAGTGCTTCACACTCTGgggagtgatgatgcttgttgatATCCatgcagcgccctctgctggtgacagacaaaaagacaacTGTTAGTGTAATTCAAGGATACTCAAccatttgactggtgaataaatctagtcatatcagcgcatatctgtgataaaattagatGAAACTGATAGTCACCGGATATGTTAATatcagccgataatatcggtcgggctctaacgGAAACTTCTCCTTAAATACGGTTATTATCTTCcaacaacaaaatgtgttttctagaTTTTGTTTACATACTGCAATGCAAATAGTCCAGTTGTCCCTCATTAAAGAATATGACATTGATGTACTCTGTGAGCAGTAACAACAAGGGTTTAAGAGGCTTTATAAAtcccttaaaaaaaattaaggGACGAAACATTAGGAAATTTAACGGGTTGATTAGGAGCATATCTGTACTCCCTTGCTTCTAGGTTCTCAATGTAAATATCTTCATAAAATGAAAGACCTTTAAAAAGATGATATGTCTGcaatttttttcctttatggcaaatgtttaattttttatgtacttttttattttacatactttattaatccatgAGAGGAAACTCTGGTTTAccctctgttattgagagacatgcttctcacacacataaacctgaaatacacacatgaacaaacaggacatgGAGAAAATGGttagatgtcagagtggggctgttgggggttcagtgccttgctccaGGGCATCTCAGCAGTACTCAGGACCTGGCACCCCTTCAGCTACCAGACCGTAAAGGGACATAAGccagcgaccctccagttcccaaccccaAGTACCTACAGGCTGAGCTACTACTGCCACCTGCAAATTATGTTTCCCTGTGTCAATACACCCATACTTAATGATACCATAAATAATCTccattcttttttaaagatgcataCTATCTAGAGAGTacaggagatttaaaaaaaacccacagatgTTGTCCATTCAGATTCACATGTTTCTCAAGTCAATTTGTCATCttgtaaagatttatttatttatttatctgtaaaGGTGCCGCGGTATTTTGAAACAGGTATTCGATTTTTACTGGAAtcatattgaattaaaaaaaatcttacattGTGACAATCCCAGACCCGCTGCTGCCTAATGAGGTGATACTCCTGTTCACCCTCAAATTCATCTGCATTTGCTCTTTTGCAATTGGAGTTGCAAAGATTACCCTCCTTACATATCTCTTTCAATGTTGGTTCAACATAGGAACCTCAGACATTACGGGCCCAAAGTCTTTCTTGCATCACAGGTATAAGAGTTGAGGAAAaaagtttttacagcagcaaCACAGAAGCAGTCATAAAGAGTAAAAGCTTGTGACACTACAGggcaaaagttgaaaaaataaacacaaagtagGTACTCAATTTATTACTATTACTGGATCCTGTTCTTGCATAACTAACTGAATGACCCCTAGAGGTCATACTCACAAAACTGATTTCCCTACATCATTGAGttcaaccacagactgtaaagtcaACAAAGGTTCAACATAAAGGCACCAGGCAACATTAATGATTCATaactccccctcccccatcccCTCACAGGATCTCCCCACCACCGCTGCTGCTCCTtgcttcctcctccacctcttcctcctcctcttcctccagctcctcctcttcctccttttcttcctcctcctcttcctccagctcctcctcttcctcctcctcctcttcctccacctccacctcttcctcctcctcttcttcctcctcctcttcctcctcctccacctcttcctcctcctcttcttcctcctcctcctcttcctactcttcctcctcctcctcttcctcctcctcttcctccagctcctcctcttcttcctcctcctcttcgtactcttcctcctcctcctcctcttcctccagctcctcctcttcctcctcttcctccacctcctcctcctccacctcttcctcctcctcttcttcctcctcctcttcctcctcctcttcctcctcttcctcctcctcctcttcctcctcctcctccacctcttcctcctcctcttcttcctcctcctcttcctcctcttcttcctcctcttcctcctcctcctcttcctcctcttcctactcttcctcctcctcttcctccagctcctcctcttcttccttttcttcctcctcctcttcctcctcctcttcgtactcttcctcctcctcctcctcttcctccagctcctcctcttcctcctcctcttcttcctcctcttcctccttgtcctcttcttcctccccctcttcctcctcctcctcttcctcttcttcctcctcctcttcctcttcttcctcctccagctcctcctcctcctcatcttcctccagctcctcctcctcctcttcctccagctcctcctcctcctcctcctcttcctcctcatcttcctccagctcctcctcctcatcttcctccagctcctcctcctcttcctcctcctcctcctcttcctccttcccgTTTTGTCACTCACGACTGGAGAAGCACGTTTCATCCACCGGCCTCGTTTCTCACCGTGAAGaccaataaaaacagcagtaagTAACGTTGACGCTGACTTGACAGCCTTTGTTTCATTCTGGGGATGACtgttgtgatttatttaaacGACATATTTGGTAAATTGATGAATATTCAATGTTGTACAGCTTGTGTTAGCCGAGGCTAGCAACCGGCTAACTAGTGCTAGTGCTAATGCTAACGCTAACGCTGCTGTCACGCCGGCTTCATTTTCCGCCCCTCAACCtatttaaacagtttttaaacaaaagtccaaatgaaaactaaagctGCGGTGTcgcatttttaaacaaacagtgtTATGCCGTTGTCCCATTTGAATACTAACCACCTACTTACATCATTTCATCCTGGCTACGTATCAGATGAAATATTGCTACGAGGTTAGCATGGCACACCTTTTGATGATGACATCTGTGTCGAGGCTTTGAACTTTCCCcttttatttcattgtgtaaCATCCAGCACGACAGGGTTTTCTGCATTCATGTGAGACCTGTCATGACATTTAAAGTCTCTTAAACAGGATCTGTATTGTAAATTAACTTAAACTGATTTATTCAGATTTGGGTTTGAGGATGCTTTAGTCCTGTTAAGATGAGGTGGGTATACATTAAAACTCTTCAATGATATTCAGTTTGTATATTTATTAGCTGAACATGTGCCTTGGAAACATTACCCCACTCTTCTCGGGATAATTGATCTACCCATGCTCCAGATATCAACCTCTTGTGTAGGTGAACTCACCTTGTGTGGGACAACACATCAACCAGCTTATTTAAATCAAAAGGAGAAAAGACAGTGGAAACATGGCAAAGGTTATTTGAGGTGACTTCCACAAGGAAGTgctgaatgaaaatgtgatcatttggggcgctggtagcctagtgaaggggttcccaaacttttcagccagGTTCGAATCAGATCTAGGGCTCCTTTGCCCCCCATgccattcccaactctctcccCCCAATTTcacactctatccactgtcctatcactaAAATATAAAGCccacaaataaacatttaaaaaaaaaaaaaagtgatcattTGTGGGATAAAACTGGCAGAGACCCATCAATCACATGATAATATACTAAATGAATGAACAGGGGATGCACTGAAGcagcgttttcttttttttacattggtaTCGGCCAATATCAGCCCTGTTGACGAACATTGTCCCATCAGCAAGtaatgtggcatgaaccgaTGTCAGTAGCTGATGGTTTTATGTTGTGTCATATTCAAACGATGGCATTTAATACATCTGACATCTGATCAGAGtagagtttatttatttgacaaactGATCTGTTCTGATGGTCAAAATGTTGGCGTTGTCGGAGTCTTACAccgttataaaaaaaacatcgcTATTGGGTCTGATTTTCCATATCGGTGCATCCCTatagatcagggatgggcaacttgggccacggcaagggccacatacaattaattctccctgccaaagggccaaattgtagtatacaaaaacgatcaattatgaatcaattatttaaaaaaaatcaattatgtctcaaatttaactcaacatatgccagtgatcaaatattattatggacgtatttctggttttcatgatttcatggcagattttgtcacattttcttcgtgtttccaattcattgatatgtaaaaattgacctgagggccacattgagggttgatgggggccgcatgtggaccccgggccgccagttgcccacccctgctatAGATTCTCAAATTTAGATATATTTGCTGTCTTGAGTCATCTGTGTTAGCAAATTGATTATATTTCGGTCCTGCTTTATACCAGCAATTTAAGGATGCCATATTCAGAGGTGTAAATAAATTGATCCATGGGAAGATAATTAATTATACATCCAGTAACCAAGAAAATCATCAGCATTGagctgtaattaaaaatgatCTTTAGTAGCAACCCTCGATACTAAAAACCCTTAcgcaaagacaaaagaaaacactaaaTTGAAGCG from Labrus mixtus chromosome 3, fLabMix1.1, whole genome shotgun sequence carries:
- the pycr3 gene encoding pyrroline-5-carboxylate reductase 3 — protein: MDPEMDTQLKIGFIGAGNMAFGIAKGILSGNVLPLNIRVSAPSSRNLGRFQELGIPVTHSNVEVVCGSDVVFVAVKPHLVPRVLSEVSQFITDRHIIVSVAAGVTLATLEELLPDNAVVIRLMPNLPCVLQEGALLFTRGSRAKDEDAALLRTLLHRCGLVEEGPEAWIDIHTGLSGSGVAFVYLFAEALAEGAVKMGMPGVLAHRIASQTILGAGRVLRESGKHPAQLRSEVCTPGGTTIYGLHTLEQGGLRATTMSAVESATERAREFGRKSGSKK